One genomic window of Lentimicrobium sp. L6 includes the following:
- the ribE gene encoding 6,7-dimethyl-8-ribityllumazine synthase produces MKIIEGKLTAGNNRFGIIVGRFNEFIGGKLLEGAIDALKRHDVNEENVEIAWAPGAFEIPLVAQKMAQTGRFDAIICLGAVIRGSTPHFDFVSSEVSKGIASVSMAEGLPVIFGVLTTDSIEQAIERAGTKAGNKGFEAAMGAIEMVNLLNEI; encoded by the coding sequence ATGAAAATAATAGAAGGTAAATTAACAGCTGGAAATAACCGATTTGGTATTATTGTAGGTCGTTTCAATGAGTTTATAGGTGGCAAATTATTAGAAGGAGCGATTGATGCGCTAAAAAGACACGATGTCAATGAGGAGAATGTTGAAATTGCATGGGCTCCTGGTGCTTTTGAGATTCCATTGGTAGCACAAAAAATGGCTCAAACTGGTCGATTCGATGCCATTATCTGCTTGGGTGCTGTCATCCGTGGTTCAACCCCTCACTTTGATTTTGTTTCTTCTGAAGTTTCTAAAGGAATAGCTTCTGTTTCTATGGCAGAAGGATTACCAGTTATCTTTGGTGTTCTTACTACAGATAGTATTGAACAAGCTATTGAAAGAGCAGGAACAAAGGCTGGGAATAAAGGCTTTGAAGCAGCTATGGGAGCCATTGAGATGGTTAACTTATTGAATGAAATATAA
- a CDS encoding alpha/beta fold hydrolase: MQKQIIFQNKNINYQIEGQGECIVLLHGFMEDLGMWNYHSEELSKNYQVLCIDLPGHGETGIWSKSHGMDFMAEIVEQVLLAETIEKCIMVGHSMGGYTTLAFAEKYPQRLNGFGLFHSHSMADSDEAKKNRERTIEIVKQEKMSFINQFIPSLFAENNQLMFKKEIENQIEMANAMNPKGIIAALAGMKERTMRLDVIAFSKVPVLFILGKKDSRIAIDHALAQASIAPLAQITILGNSGHMGWLEEKSKTTTAIKGFCEFCFS; the protein is encoded by the coding sequence ATGCAAAAACAAATTATATTTCAAAATAAAAATATCAATTATCAAATTGAAGGTCAGGGAGAATGCATCGTATTATTACACGGATTTATGGAAGACCTTGGCATGTGGAATTACCACTCCGAGGAACTTTCGAAGAATTATCAAGTTCTTTGCATCGACTTACCAGGGCATGGTGAAACAGGAATATGGAGCAAAAGTCATGGAATGGACTTTATGGCCGAAATAGTAGAACAAGTTTTACTTGCCGAAACCATTGAAAAATGTATCATGGTGGGACACAGCATGGGTGGATATACCACACTAGCTTTCGCTGAAAAGTATCCACAGCGCTTGAATGGTTTTGGATTATTCCATAGCCACAGTATGGCGGATTCTGATGAAGCTAAAAAAAATAGAGAGCGGACTATAGAAATAGTAAAGCAAGAAAAAATGAGCTTCATCAATCAATTTATTCCTTCTCTTTTTGCGGAAAATAATCAGTTAATGTTTAAAAAGGAGATTGAGAATCAAATTGAAATGGCTAATGCCATGAATCCCAAAGGAATAATAGCTGCTTTAGCAGGTATGAAAGAGAGAACAATGCGTTTGGATGTAATAGCATTTTCAAAAGTTCCTGTATTGTTTATTCTAGGTAAGAAAGACAGTAGAATTGCTATTGATCATGCATTGGCTCAAGCTTCAATAGCTCCTTTAGCACAAATTACTATTTTAGGGAACTCTGGACATATGGGATGGCTAGAAGAAAAAAGCAAAACTACAA